A single Bos mutus isolate GX-2022 chromosome 25, NWIPB_WYAK_1.1, whole genome shotgun sequence DNA region contains:
- the PTX4 gene encoding pentraxin-4, whose protein sequence is MGSPTGRALPFFLILVHIYLHGALSQTTGPVGQRKPFFERLRRLEEQFRRFQEVTLTHLQGIASHYNLSFDIEARFQSLAHESRAVALALNQSQVAVQDKLGHLRTWVRRTQRRGRKADHRLLALSAAMSEGSARRAREQERQRAAVSGLARDVRALQDALLHLTPLVQSQSTRLAALEGQLRLAGPGPAARNVTPDPSRPSNPSAPQLQGGGQTIRAPPEPRDPPLDFAYRLQGAQEPLGLGNQQAWPPESPGEVCNVGPALIFPNASTMNVGFLRPGFLTGLRALSICSWVRTAADHLGTLLSYATEENDNKLVLHGRDSLAPGSVHFVIGDPAFRELPLQPLLDGQWHHVCVIWTSILGRYWLHVDRRLVATGSRFREGYEIPPGGSLVLGQEQDHVGGGFDSSEAFVGSMAGLAIWDRVLVPGEISNLAMGKALPTGAILTLDNATSVGGFVQRVNCTCLQLCP, encoded by the exons ATGGGCAGCCCAACGGGAAGAGCTCTGCCTTTCTTCCTCATCCTTGTGCACATATATCTACATGGAGCTTTGTCGCAAACAACCGGCCCTGTGGGGCAACGAAAACCATTTTTCGAGAGGCTCCGTAGACTAGAAGAGCAG TTTCGGAGGTTCCAAGAGGTGACCCTGACGCACCTGCAGGGCATCGCCAGCCACTACAACCTGTCCTTCGACATCGAGGCCCGGTTCCAGAGCCTGGCCCATGAGAGCCGGGCCGTGGCCCTGGCACTCAACCAGTCGCAGGTGGCCGTGCAGGACAAGCTGGGCCACCTCAGGACCTGGGTGCGGAGGACGCAGCGCCGAGGCCGGAAGGCGGACCACAGGCTGCTGGCCTTGAGTGCTGCCATGAGCGAGGGCAGCGCGCGGCGCGCCCGGGAGCAGGAGAGACAGAGGGCCGCTGTCTCCGGGCTGGCCCGAGACGTGCGGGCCCTGCAGGATGCGCTGCTCCACCTGACGCCCCTTGTCCAGAGCCAGAGTACCAGGCTAGCCGCTCTCGAGGGCCAGCTGCGGTTGgccggccccggccccgccgccCGGAATGTGACCCCGGACCCATCTAGGCCGTCGAACCCGAGCGCCCCACAGCTGCAGGGGGGCGGGCAAACGATCAGAGCTCCGCCTGAGCCCCGGGACCCACCTCTAGACTTCGCTTACCGTCTCCAGGGGGCACAAGAGCCCCTGGGCCTAGGCAACCAGCAGGCGTGGCCCCCCGAGAGCCCAGGAGAGG TTTGCAACGTGGGCCCTGCGCTCATCTTCCCAAATGCCTCCACCATGAATGTGGGCTTCCTCCGCCCCGGTTTCCTCACGGGTCTGCGGGCCCTGTCCATCTGCAGCTGGGTCCGCACAGCCGCGGACCACCTGGGCACCCTCTTGTCCTATGCCACCGAGGAAAACGACAACAAGCTGGTTCTGCACGGCCGTGACTCCCTGGCCCCCGGCTCCGTCCACTTTGTGATCGGAGACCCAGCCTTCAGGGAGCTGCCCCTCCAGCCACTGCTAGACGGCCAGTGGCACCACGTGTGTGTCATCTGGACGTCCATCCTGGGCAGGTACTGGCTCCACGTGGACCGAAGGCTCGTGGCCACCGGCTCCCGCTTCAGGGAGGGGTACGAGATCCCCCCAGGAGGGTCCCTCGTGCTAGGCCAGGAGCAAGACCACGTGGGGGGTGGGTTTGACAGCTCGGAGGCCTTCGTGGGGAGCATGGCAGGCCTGGCCATATGGGACCGTGTGCTGGTCCCTGGTGAGATTTCGAACCTGGCCATGGGAAAGGCGCTCCCGACGGGTGCCATCCTGACACTGGACAATGCCACGTCAGTGGGCGGATTC